The Azotosporobacter soli genomic interval GCCGGGCATCGCCGATGTCGATCAGGCGATGCAGGAAGGCTATTCGACGGCGCCGGATCATATCCGAGAGATGGGGTTTGGCGCGGGTATGGGATTGCCGAATATGTCCCGCTGCGCAGACCGGTTCAGCATCGAATCGAAAGTCGGCGAAGGAACGACGCTGCGCATCATCATCAACCACTGAGCCAAGAGAGGTGGGAAGCGGCATGATCGAATATTTTCACTCTGTGCGTTTGATTTCCGAGCGCTGCAAAGGTTGCGTCAGCTGCATCAAGCGCTGCCCGACGGAGGCGATACGCATTCGCGGCGGCAAGGCGAAGATCACGGAATCGCGCTGCATCGACTGCGGCGAATGCATCCGCTATTGTCCGAACCGGGCTAAAACCGCAGTTACCGATTCGCTGGCGGATATCAAACGCTATCCGCATAATGTGGCGTTGCCCGCGCCGTCATTATATTCACAATTTGAGGCGCAGGTGACGGTTGATGCAATTCTTTGCGGTTTGTTGTCGCTTGGCTTTGACGAGGTCTTTGACGTCGCGGTGGGCGCGGAGGTTGTTACGACGGCGATTCGTGAACTGTTGCAGCATAAGCAGGTAAAGCGCCCGCTCATCTCATCGGCCTGTCCGGCGGTCGTACGGCTGATTCAGGTGAAGTTTCCTGAATTGATCGATCATCTAGTGCCGTTTGAGGCGCCGGTTGAGATTGCGGCGCGTATGGTGCGCGAGGAGTATGCGCGCCGCACGGGAAGGCCGCAGGACGAGTTGGGCGTGTGGTTCATTACGCCGTGTCCGGCCAAGCTGACCGCGATTCGTCAGCCGCTCGGCGATCTGCCGTCGAATATCAGCGGCGCGATATCGATTGCCGACATTTTCGGCGAATTACGCCGGGTGATTCTGCAAAAACCGGCCGCGGTTGCTAAGTGCAGACGGGCGTCCTGGGCTGGAATGGGCTGGGCGGTGGCCGGCGGCGAGACAGAGGCGGCCGGCGTCTTGAATACGCTGGTAGTGCATGAAATTCACAGCATCAGCAACGTGCTGGAGCAAGTGGCGATGGGGAAATTGAAGGATATCGATTATGTGGAGGCGTTGGCTTGCGCCGGCGGCTGCATCGGCGGGCCGCTGATGGTGGAAAATCGCTTTGTTGCCGAACACCGGATGCGCAATCGACTGGCTGTCGGAAAACGGTTGCAGCCGCAGCCGGAATTGCCGCTTGCGCCGGAGGATTTGGTGCAGCGCGGTACGCTTGAACCGAGGCCGATTATGCGCTTGGATGAGGATATTTCAAAGGCTTTGTACAAGGTGGAACAAATGGAGCGGACGCTGGAGCGTTTGCCGGGGCTTGATTGCGGTTCGTGTGGTTCGCCGACCTGCAAGGCGTTGGCGGAAGACATTGTACAGGGGCAAGCCAGCGAGATGGACTGCATCTTCAAATTGCGCGAGCGCGTGCATGAATTGGCGAAAGAAATGATGGGGCTGGCGGAAAAATTGCCGCCATCGCTGGATAAGAAAGAAAAAAAGGGAGCGATAAGGGATGGTAAGAGTAAGAGAGTTGCCGGAACTTCTGGCCGCCGCGGCGGTAGCGACGATTCCGGAGGAGGCGCTTGAGGTGACGTTGTCTAGCGGTTATGCATCGGATTTATTGAGTAATGTGATGGGACAGGCGAAAGCCGAAGGGGTATGGGTGACGATGCAGGGGCATCAGAATGTGGTAGCGGTTGCTGTTTTGGCGGGACTGGGGGCGGTTGTCGTCGCGGGCGGCACAAAACCGGACGGCGATGCGGTACGTAAAGCGGGGCAGGAGGGGTTGCCTCTTTTTACGACAGAATTATCCGCATTTGAAACGGTAGGACGTCTCTACCGCGCGGGAGTGGTGGGCGCGTGATGCGCTCTTATGTGGCGGACCTCCATGTGCATACATTGCTCTCACCTTGTGCGGAAGTTGAAATGACGCCGCGCAACATCATTGAGCAAGCGCTGGAGATTGGCGTCGATATTGTGGCGATCACCGATCACAATGCCGGCGACAATATTATCGCTGCAGAGCGGGCGGCCGAAGGAACGGGAATTTTAGTCATTCCCGGCATGGAAGTGGAGACAAGGGAAGAGGTCCACTTTATTGCGCTTTTTGAGTCGCTTGCGGTTTACGCTGAATGGCAGCGTTTTGTAGATCTTCATATTACAGAGCTGGTCAATGATGAAGACGCGTTTGGCGGACAGTTTGTCGTTGACCATGAAGATAACCTGGTAGAGGTCAAAGAGGTCATGCTTTTAGCTTCACTGCATTGCTCACTGGCGGAAGCCACGGCGGAAGTGAAGCGTTTGGGCGGCGTGGCGATTGCAAGCCATGTTGATCGTCCATCCTACAGCGTCATCAGCCAGTTGGGATTTGTTCCCGCTGATGTAACCCTGGCGGCGGTAGAAGTTTCGCGGCGCTGCCAGGATAAAGGGGCTCAAAACCGAATAAGGGAAGCGACCGGTCTGCCGCTGGTTACGGCTTCGGATGCACATACCATTGGTGATTTCATCAATGGACCGAAAACGGTGCTGCATTTGGAAGCGGCCAGTCTGAGCGAAGTGAAACTGGCGCTCAGTGGTTCAGGGGGCAGGCATATCGGCGAGTTTCTCTATGCTCCAGAGACTACAAGATGAGGAGGAATGAAATTGAGCAAGCAACATGAATGCTGCGGCGGCAACCAGGCAAATCAATTTATCGAATTGAAAGAAGTCCTGGAAAAGTACCGGAATGTGAAGGGGGCTTTGATCCCCATTTTGCAGGACACGCAAAACCTCTATGGTTATCTGTCCAAAGAAGTATTGGAACACATTGCGGTTCAGATTGATATTCCCATTAGCCATATTTATGGCGTAGTCACGTTTTATTCCCAATTTCACTTGAATCCGCGCGGTCGCAACATTATCCGCGTCTGTCAGGGGACGGCCTGCCATGTGCGGGGCGCCAAAGCGATCTTGAAAACGTTGGAAGATCAACTGCATATTGTAGCGGGAACTACGACTGAGGATTTGCGCTTTACGTTGGAGACGGTGGCCTGCATCGGCGCCTGTGGATTGGCGCCGGTACTGATGGTCAATGACGATACGCATGGCCGCTTGACGCCAGAGAGCATCCCGGCGATTCTGGCTCGCTATTCCTAAGCTGAAATGCGAGAGTTGTCGCTCCATATCTTAGATTTGGTACAAAATGCAGTAGAGGCTGAGGCTACCAAGGTGATGCTGGAAGTCGTAGAAGATCTTAGCGCCGATACTCTGATCATCCGGGTGCGCGACAATGGGCGCGGCATGGAAAAGCAAGAATGCAGCAAGGTTGTCGATCCGTTTCATACGAGTCGCACGACGCGCCGCATTGGCTTGGGGCTGCCGCTGATTCAAATGTCGACGCAGCGTTGCGAAGGGCATTTAAAAATTGAATCCGAGATGGGAAAAGGCACGCTGATTGAAGCGCTTTATCGGCATAGTCATTGGGACAGGCCGCCGCTTGGCAACATGGCGGACACCTTGCAAACGATTCTGGTGGGCAATCCGATGCTTGATTTTCATTATCTGCATCGCGTGGACGAGCGGAGTTTTAGCATTGCGGCGTCGGAAATCAATGAGATACTGGGCGGCGTGCCACTGACGCAGCCTGAAATCCTGCAATGGCTGCAGGGCTACTTGAAGGAAAATTTGGCGATACTGTACGGAGGTGTAGAGAATGAAGAGTCTTGAAGATTTAAAACGGCTGCAGCAACAAGTGAAAGCAAAGACTAGTTTGCGTCATGCCGCGGGCACACAGGTGATCGTCGGTATGGGGACTTGCGGCATTGCGGCGGGCGCCAGAGAAGTGATGAGTGCGATCCTGAACGAAATAGCCAAGCGGAATCTGGAAGACGTTACGGTGCGGCAAACGGGTTGCATCGGCATGTGTGAAAAGGAAGTACTGGTCGATGTGGTGCGCGTAGGGCAGCCACGTATCACGTACGGACGCGTCACGGCGGAGAATGTGCCGACGATCGTTGCCGAACATGTGGTTAATGGGCGCATTGTAGAAGAATTGGTCGTAGCCAAGATCGAAGAATAGGCTAGTGGAGGGGAAAAGATGGAACATATTAGAGCGCATGTACTGATTTGTGCCGGTACGGGTTGTATCTCATCGGGGTCGAAACGCGTACAGGCGGCCCTGGAAAAACAACTGGCCGAGCTCGGTCTGGATAAGGAAGTCAAAGTGGTTGAGACGGGCTGTCACGGCTTTTGCGAGATGGGACCGCTTGTCATCATCTATCCGGAAGGAGTCTTTTATGTCCGGGTGCAGGAAGAGGATGTCAAAGACATTGTCGAGCAACATCTCTATAAAGGTCGTGTCGTAGAACGACTTTTATACAAAGAACCGATGTCCATGGAGCGGATTCCCAAATACAGCGACATTGATTTTTACAAGAAACAGATGCGCCTGGTGCTGGCGAACTGCGGACATATCGATCCGGAAATATTGGAAGAATACATTGCGGTCGGCGGCTATCAGGCGCTTGGCAAAGCACTGACCGACATGACGCCGGAAACGGTTATCGCCGAAATGAAGACGTCCGGGCTGCGCGGCCGGGGCGGCGGCGGTTTTCCGAGCGGCATGAAATGGGAGTTCACAGCGAAGGCGAAAGGCGATAAGAAATATGTCGTCTGTAACGCCGACGAAGGAGATCCCGGCGCGTTCATGGACCGCAGCGTGCTGGAGGGCGATCCACATCGCGTCATCGAGGGCATGGCGATTTGCGGTTATGCGATCGGCGCGGATGAGGGCTACGTTTATGTGCGGGCTGAATATCCGCTGGCGATCAAACGGCTGCGCATCGCGATCAAGCAGGCGGAAGAAATGGGACTCTTGGGCGATGGCATTCTGGGCAGTTCGTTCAACTTCCATATCAAGATCAAAGAAGGCGCAGGCGCTTTTGTCTGCGGCGAAGAGACGGCGCTCCTCGCTTCGATCGAAGGCCGACGCGGTATGCCTCGTCCACGGCCTCCTTTCCCGGCGATCTCGGGTCTCTGGGGAAAACCGACGAATATCAATAATGTCGAGACCTTTGCCAATGTGCCGCAAATCATCAGCCAAGGCGGCGAGTGGTATGCCTCGATCGGTACCGAACGCAGCAAGGGGACCAAGGTCTTCGCGCTGACCGGGCGGATTAACCATACCGGACTGGCCGAAGTGCCGATGGGCATCACGATGCGGGAAATCATCTTTGATATCGGCGGCGGCATTCAAAATGGCAAGAAGTTTAAGGCTGTGCAGATTGGCGGACCGTCCGGCGGCTGTCTGCCGGAAGAACTTCTGGATTTGTCGGTCGATTATGATTCGCTGATCCAGGCCGGCGCGATGATGGGCTCAGGCGGCTTGGTCGTCATGGACGAAACGACCTGTATGGTTGACGTTGCGAAGTTCTTCCTGACATTCACCACGTCGGAATCCTGCGGCAAATGCACGCCCTGCCGCGAAGGAACGAAACGGATGCTTGAGATCCTGGAGCGGATCACGAAAGGCGAAGGCCGAATTGACGATATCGCGCTGCTCGAAGAAATGGCCAAGAACATCAAGGCGTCTTCGCTCTGCGGTCTTGGTCAGACGGCGCCGAATCCGGTGCTTAGTACACTGAAATACTTCCGGCATGAATATGAGGCGCATATCCATGATAAGCGTTGTCCGGCCGGCGCTTGCGCCGATCTGGCCAGTTATCAGGTTACGGAGGCCTGCAAAGGCTGTGGCTTATGTAAGAAAGCTTGTCCGGTGGATGCCATCAGCGGCGAATTGAAAGGCCTGCACGTGATCGATCAGGATGTCTGCATACGTTGCGGCGCTTGCTTGGCGAAGTGTCCTTTCAAGGCGATTATAAAAGGATAGCGGATAATGTCGTGAATGGAGAGTGAATTGATTCATGGATATGGTTAATGTAACGGTTGACGGTCGCAAGATCCAGGTGCCGCAAGGAACAAGCGTCTTGTATGCGGCACGGACGGCCGGTGTCGATATTCCAACGCTGTGTCATCATCCGGAATTGCGTCCGGAAGGAAATTGCCGGGTCTGTCTGGTCGAGGTAGAGGGCGTGCGCAATTTGCCGGCTTCCTGCGTCTATCCGGTCAATGAAGGCATGGTCATTCATACGAATAGTCCGGCAGTGCGCGATGCACGCAAGATGGTGGTGGAACTGCTGCTGGCCAATCATCCGCAGGACTGCCTGTCCTGCCAGCGCAGCATGAACTGTGAATTGCAGACCATTGCCGCCGATCTTGGGATTCGTAAGGTGCGCTTTGACGGCGAACGCAAGCAACATCCGCTCGATGAGGCGAATCCGTCGATTGTTAGGGATCAAAGCAAATGCATCCTCTGTGGACGCTGTATACGGGCCTGTAGTGAACGGCAAGGCGTGCACGTCTATTCCTTCGCGAAACGCGGTTTTAACGCCACGGTGGTGCCTGCGTTCAACCAGGGGCTGCATCAGGTTGCCTGTACTTATTGCGGACAGTGCGCAGCCGTCTGCCCGACCGCTGCGATTGTGGTCAAAGATGATACGCAACCGATCTGGCAAGTGCTTGGCGATCCGAAGAAACATGTTGTCGTGCAGACTGCGCCCGCGGTCCGTGTTGCGCTCGGCGAAGCGCTCGGTATGGAAGTCGGGAACGTCGTGACCGGAAAAATGGTCGCGGCGCTGAGACGACTCGGCTTTGACAAGGTGTTTGACACCGACTTCTCGGCCGATCTGACGATCATGGAAGAAGGTACCGAACTGCTTGGCCGCCTGAAAGGCAAAGGAAAGCTGCCGATGATCACTTCATGCAGTCCGGGCTGGGTCAATTACGCTGAGCTGCTCTATCCGGATCTGTTAGATCATTTGTCTACCGCCAAATCGCCGCAGCAAATGTTCGGCGCACTGGTCAAGACGTATTATGCGGAAAAGAGCAAGATCGATCCGAAAGATATCGTTTCCGTCTCGATTATGCCGTGTACGGCGAAGAAGGCGGAAGCTGTAAGGGAAGAAATGAAATCGAGCGGCTATCAGGATGTTGATTTTGTCCTGACGACCGGCGAACTGGGCCGCATGATCAAAGAAGCCGGGATTGATTTTGAAAAATTGCCGGAAGAGGAATATGACGCTCCGATGGGCATCAGTACCGGTGCGGGCGTGATCTTCGGCGCAACCGGCGGCGTTATGGAAGCGGCGCTGCGTACCGTTTATGAAGTCGTGACCGGACAAGAGCTGGAGTGTGTCGACTTTAAATCGGTGCGTGGTCTGGACGGCTTGAAAGAGGCAACGGTCCAGGTCGGCGACACCGCGGTCAAGGTGGCGGTCGCGCATACGCTGGCGAATGCAAAGCTGATGATGGATAAGGTACGCGCAGGCGAAGCCGATTATCACTTCATTGAGATCATGGCTTGTCCAGGCGGCTGCATCGGCGGCGGCGGCCAACCGGTGACCAGCTGCGAGAACTTCCGGCAACGTCGCATCGACGCGATTTATGGCTGCGACAGCTGTTCGACGCTACGCAAGTCGCATGAAAATCCGGCCATCAAGGAGCTGTATGCAACCTGGCTTGGCGAGCCGAATGGCGAAAAAGCGCATAAACTCCTGCATACGCATTATCATCCGCAAAACAGGGGATAATTGAAGAAAAGACCGTCTCGCAAGAGGCGGTCTTTTCCAATCCCGCTTGCCGGAAGTCGGTTGCGCTTACTTTAGTTACGCAATACTGAAAAGAATTATGCTAAACAGGGTTTAGCGCCGTCCATGCGTAAATAGTAAAGCATCACCAGTACAACGATGGGAAAATCAAAGTCGAATAAACGCGAATGATGGCGGAATGAAAAAGTTTTTGGAAAAAAAGCAAAGGGGTTGAAAACGGGAGCATAAACGATATTATTCCAAAAATTAAGTATATTTAGAATATGTATACAGACTTTTCTTTGCTTTTTTCGTGTTTGTAGGCAGGATTTTTTCGTTTATGTGAGAATTTGTACTTACTGTTGGGGATATGAAGTTGTGTTGCTTGTGTGTTTTCTTCTTGGCAGGAAGAACGCGAAGGAGGTTGTCTGGTGAAAGAGAATATTGTGATATCAAAGGCAACGATTGATCGCCTTCCCATTTACTTCCGCACGCTTCGGTTGGTGCAGGAGGAGGGGCTTGAGATCATCTCGTCCGAAGAGTTGGGCCAGCGTCTTGGGGTGACGCCGGAACAAATCCGTAAGGACTTGGCATCTTTTGGTCAGTTTGGGAAAAAAGGCGTGGGGTATTTTGTGCGCGAATTAATCCGGAATATTGGGGAAATTCTGGGACTGCACTGCAATTGGAATGTTGCGGTGATCGGCCTGGGGCACTTAGGTTGGGCTCTGGCTCATTATCGTAATTTCGATTCCCTCGGGTTCAATTTGGTAGCCATGTTTGATGTTGACCCTGCGAAAGTGGGGCAAGTCATAAAGGGAACCACTATCTCCCATTTGGATCAATTGGAAGAGGTGATGCGCGAAAGAAATATCCATATC includes:
- a CDS encoding NADH-dependent [FeFe] hydrogenase, group A6, whose protein sequence is MDMVNVTVDGRKIQVPQGTSVLYAARTAGVDIPTLCHHPELRPEGNCRVCLVEVEGVRNLPASCVYPVNEGMVIHTNSPAVRDARKMVVELLLANHPQDCLSCQRSMNCELQTIAADLGIRKVRFDGERKQHPLDEANPSIVRDQSKCILCGRCIRACSERQGVHVYSFAKRGFNATVVPAFNQGLHQVACTYCGQCAAVCPTAAIVVKDDTQPIWQVLGDPKKHVVVQTAPAVRVALGEALGMEVGNVVTGKMVAALRRLGFDKVFDTDFSADLTIMEEGTELLGRLKGKGKLPMITSCSPGWVNYAELLYPDLLDHLSTAKSPQQMFGALVKTYYAEKSKIDPKDIVSVSIMPCTAKKAEAVREEMKSSGYQDVDFVLTTGELGRMIKEAGIDFEKLPEEEYDAPMGISTGAGVIFGATGGVMEAALRTVYEVVTGQELECVDFKSVRGLDGLKEATVQVGDTAVKVAVAHTLANAKLMMDKVRAGEADYHFIEIMACPGGCIGGGGQPVTSCENFRQRRIDAIYGCDSCSTLRKSHENPAIKELYATWLGEPNGEKAHKLLHTHYHPQNRG
- a CDS encoding redox-sensing transcriptional repressor Rex, which encodes MKENIVISKATIDRLPIYFRTLRLVQEEGLEIISSEELGQRLGVTPEQIRKDLASFGQFGKKGVGYFVRELIRNIGEILGLHCNWNVAVIGLGHLGWALAHYRNFDSLGFNLVAMFDVDPAKVGQVIKGTTISHLDQLEEVMRERNIHIGIITVPEIHAQSVADRMVAAGVRGIWNFAPRKIKVPATVRVINEDLSVGLSSLSFYLARQTPVNP
- a CDS encoding (2Fe-2S) ferredoxin domain-containing protein; translated protein: MKSLEDLKRLQQQVKAKTSLRHAAGTQVIVGMGTCGIAAGAREVMSAILNEIAKRNLEDVTVRQTGCIGMCEKEVLVDVVRVGQPRITYGRVTAENVPTIVAEHVVNGRIVEELVVAKIEE
- a CDS encoding PHP domain-containing protein, with translation MRSYVADLHVHTLLSPCAEVEMTPRNIIEQALEIGVDIVAITDHNAGDNIIAAERAAEGTGILVIPGMEVETREEVHFIALFESLAVYAEWQRFVDLHITELVNDEDAFGGQFVVDHEDNLVEVKEVMLLASLHCSLAEATAEVKRLGGVAIASHVDRPSYSVISQLGFVPADVTLAAVEVSRRCQDKGAQNRIREATGLPLVTASDAHTIGDFINGPKTVLHLEAASLSEVKLALSGSGGRHIGEFLYAPETTR
- the nuoF gene encoding NADH-quinone oxidoreductase subunit NuoF — its product is MEHIRAHVLICAGTGCISSGSKRVQAALEKQLAELGLDKEVKVVETGCHGFCEMGPLVIIYPEGVFYVRVQEEDVKDIVEQHLYKGRVVERLLYKEPMSMERIPKYSDIDFYKKQMRLVLANCGHIDPEILEEYIAVGGYQALGKALTDMTPETVIAEMKTSGLRGRGGGGFPSGMKWEFTAKAKGDKKYVVCNADEGDPGAFMDRSVLEGDPHRVIEGMAICGYAIGADEGYVYVRAEYPLAIKRLRIAIKQAEEMGLLGDGILGSSFNFHIKIKEGAGAFVCGEETALLASIEGRRGMPRPRPPFPAISGLWGKPTNINNVETFANVPQIISQGGEWYASIGTERSKGTKVFALTGRINHTGLAEVPMGITMREIIFDIGGGIQNGKKFKAVQIGGPSGGCLPEELLDLSVDYDSLIQAGAMMGSGGLVVMDETTCMVDVAKFFLTFTTSESCGKCTPCREGTKRMLEILERITKGEGRIDDIALLEEMAKNIKASSLCGLGQTAPNPVLSTLKYFRHEYEAHIHDKRCPAGACADLASYQVTEACKGCGLCKKACPVDAISGELKGLHVIDQDVCIRCGACLAKCPFKAIIKG
- the nuoE gene encoding NADH-quinone oxidoreductase subunit NuoE, encoding MKLSKQHECCGGNQANQFIELKEVLEKYRNVKGALIPILQDTQNLYGYLSKEVLEHIAVQIDIPISHIYGVVTFYSQFHLNPRGRNIIRVCQGTACHVRGAKAILKTLEDQLHIVAGTTTEDLRFTLETVACIGACGLAPVLMVNDDTHGRLTPESIPAILARYS
- a CDS encoding [Fe-Fe] hydrogenase large subunit C-terminal domain-containing protein translates to MIEYFHSVRLISERCKGCVSCIKRCPTEAIRIRGGKAKITESRCIDCGECIRYCPNRAKTAVTDSLADIKRYPHNVALPAPSLYSQFEAQVTVDAILCGLLSLGFDEVFDVAVGAEVVTTAIRELLQHKQVKRPLISSACPAVVRLIQVKFPELIDHLVPFEAPVEIAARMVREEYARRTGRPQDELGVWFITPCPAKLTAIRQPLGDLPSNISGAISIADIFGELRRVILQKPAAVAKCRRASWAGMGWAVAGGETEAAGVLNTLVVHEIHSISNVLEQVAMGKLKDIDYVEALACAGGCIGGPLMVENRFVAEHRMRNRLAVGKRLQPQPELPLAPEDLVQRGTLEPRPIMRLDEDISKALYKVEQMERTLERLPGLDCGSCGSPTCKALAEDIVQGQASEMDCIFKLRERVHELAKEMMGLAEKLPPSLDKKEKKGAIRDGKSKRVAGTSGRRGGSDDSGGGA
- a CDS encoding serine kinase — its product is MVRVRELPELLAAAAVATIPEEALEVTLSSGYASDLLSNVMGQAKAEGVWVTMQGHQNVVAVAVLAGLGAVVVAGGTKPDGDAVRKAGQEGLPLFTTELSAFETVGRLYRAGVVGA
- a CDS encoding ATP-binding protein encodes the protein MRELSLHILDLVQNAVEAEATKVMLEVVEDLSADTLIIRVRDNGRGMEKQECSKVVDPFHTSRTTRRIGLGLPLIQMSTQRCEGHLKIESEMGKGTLIEALYRHSHWDRPPLGNMADTLQTILVGNPMLDFHYLHRVDERSFSIAASEINEILGGVPLTQPEILQWLQGYLKENLAILYGGVENEES